The Ammoniphilus oxalaticus genome includes a region encoding these proteins:
- a CDS encoding DUF4871 domain-containing protein gives MKSLLTSLFALVLLLTGCVNQDKPPADEIVWEESPTFQSNGVVMRGIPDRLAIIDTPLKAGEEQDFSWHFWGHLDEVTGKLTVMAEQQDVKKTVVLIQKVYILPAAPSNGADNHFPSMLSLPSPGLWKISVYIKDRYFDSIFVEVN, from the coding sequence TTGAAATCGTTACTGACCTCACTGTTTGCGCTTGTTCTCCTTCTAACAGGTTGCGTAAATCAGGACAAGCCCCCCGCGGATGAGATCGTATGGGAAGAGAGCCCGACCTTTCAGTCAAATGGCGTCGTCATGAGAGGAATTCCTGATCGGTTAGCGATCATCGATACGCCGTTAAAAGCGGGCGAAGAACAAGATTTCTCATGGCACTTTTGGGGTCACCTAGATGAGGTTACAGGAAAATTAACCGTAATGGCAGAACAACAAGATGTGAAAAAGACCGTTGTCCTTATTCAAAAAGTCTATATATTACCCGCAGCGCCGAGTAACGGAGCCGATAATCATTTCCCATCCATGTTATCGTTACCTTCGCCAGGGCTATGGAAAATAAGTGTTTACATAAAGGATCGTTACTTTGATAGTATTTTCGTCGAAGTTAACTAA
- a CDS encoding SDR family NAD(P)-dependent oxidoreductase, with the protein MTTSQPVVIITGAGTGLGKELTLQLANEGARLAVCGRRQSKIEELKDSLSDYRDQVVTLSLDVSHEMGAKQLVQTAVDTFGRVDVLINCAAVFINHSIVETSLSAWEYHFQNSLTNAFLVSKECLPIFRRQGRGQIVNFTSSLARTGASGYGAYSATKAALEAFTYTLNEEERKYGIRAHVVNPGVMKTAMHARGCNPRDVAAKLSKFIRENQDVDAQAVYLEAL; encoded by the coding sequence ATGACTACTTCACAACCAGTCGTCATTATAACAGGCGCGGGAACGGGCCTAGGAAAAGAACTGACTCTTCAACTCGCTAACGAAGGAGCGCGATTAGCCGTCTGTGGAAGAAGGCAATCGAAAATCGAAGAGTTAAAAGATAGTTTGTCCGACTATAGGGATCAGGTAGTTACCCTATCCCTCGATGTATCACACGAGATGGGCGCTAAACAACTTGTGCAAACAGCTGTCGATACGTTTGGACGAGTGGACGTGTTAATTAATTGCGCGGCGGTCTTTATTAATCATTCGATCGTGGAAACCAGTCTGTCAGCATGGGAGTACCATTTCCAGAACAGCTTAACGAACGCATTCCTCGTTAGTAAGGAATGTTTGCCTATTTTTCGGAGGCAGGGGAGAGGACAGATTGTAAATTTTACGTCCAGTTTAGCGCGGACAGGGGCTTCGGGATATGGCGCGTATAGCGCGACAAAAGCGGCTCTCGAGGCATTCACTTACACTTTGAACGAAGAAGAAAGAAAATACGGAATTCGCGCTCATGTGGTCAATCCTGGAGTGATGAAAACGGCTATGCATGCAAGGGGATGCAATCCAAGAGATGTGGCTGCAAAATTAAGCAAATTTATTCGAGAAAATCAGGATGTAGACGCGCAAGCAGTTTATTTAGAAGCATTATAA
- a CDS encoding sensor histidine kinase, protein MSVKIRLTLLSTLWLLLLLIFLNSFIYTYFEKITTQSEIQLLLNKADSILQKEKLHDTTDWDDPSVLKESLIYNEMLRIIGHDGHIRNVVYSNKELLKINGKFTTRAQSDIVEADGHRSIIVRVPIYNGQEVVGTLEIAKQLVSLDYYGSILVKGLLIASGIAVILSFIGSYFYTKLVFRPVNRLADTMQEIEQSGSFQKLDLGSHSMQPDELDKLGLIFNKMIGKLEKNFHRQHQFIADASHELRTPLTIIESYASLLKRWARNDPAVREEAVEAIYSESIRLKGLVKSLLTLAEGQEAPLHSETFSFLPLVQGITSSLQQTYGRVIEVDTDQTEIWLVADVEKMKQLLIILLDNALKYSEQKVEIFIEERADQVRFTIQDYGIGIREQDLPYLFERFYRVDQARSRKTGGTGLGLSIAKRIVDQHKGTIEVNSRLNEGTRICVQLPKHQG, encoded by the coding sequence ATGAGTGTAAAAATTCGGTTAACCTTGCTTTCAACGTTATGGTTGTTGTTATTGCTTATTTTCCTAAATTCGTTTATTTACACGTATTTCGAAAAAATTACGACGCAAAGTGAGATCCAGTTGCTGCTAAATAAGGCGGATTCTATTTTGCAAAAAGAGAAGCTTCACGATACGACGGATTGGGATGATCCGTCGGTGCTGAAAGAATCTCTCATCTACAACGAGATGTTACGGATCATCGGTCATGATGGACATATTCGCAACGTAGTTTACTCCAATAAAGAGCTGTTAAAAATCAATGGAAAATTCACAACGCGCGCCCAATCGGATATTGTTGAAGCAGATGGTCACCGCAGCATTATCGTTCGCGTACCGATCTATAACGGGCAAGAGGTCGTTGGTACACTCGAAATTGCAAAGCAATTGGTTTCACTTGATTATTATGGATCCATTCTCGTAAAGGGCTTGCTGATTGCCTCGGGGATCGCTGTCATCCTCTCGTTTATTGGCAGTTACTTCTATACGAAGCTTGTTTTTAGACCTGTCAATCGCTTAGCGGACACGATGCAAGAAATTGAACAAAGCGGCAGTTTTCAGAAATTAGATTTAGGCAGTCATTCGATGCAACCAGATGAATTGGATAAATTGGGTCTGATCTTTAATAAAATGATCGGCAAGTTAGAAAAAAACTTTCATCGTCAACACCAATTTATAGCTGATGCCTCCCATGAACTCAGAACGCCGTTAACGATTATTGAAAGTTACGCCAGCTTATTAAAGCGTTGGGCGAGAAATGATCCAGCGGTGAGAGAAGAGGCGGTAGAAGCCATCTACTCGGAGTCGATCCGTTTAAAGGGGCTTGTGAAATCGTTGTTAACCTTAGCGGAGGGTCAAGAGGCGCCGCTACACTCTGAAACGTTTTCCTTCCTCCCATTAGTTCAAGGGATTACGAGTTCACTCCAACAAACGTATGGCAGAGTGATTGAAGTGGACACGGATCAGACAGAAATTTGGCTGGTCGCTGATGTGGAAAAGATGAAACAATTGTTGATTATCTTACTCGACAACGCCCTGAAGTATAGTGAACAAAAAGTGGAGATTTTCATCGAAGAAAGGGCAGATCAGGTTCGATTTACCATTCAGGACTATGGGATTGGTATTCGGGAACAGGACTTGCCCTATTTGTTTGAACGGTTTTATCGTGTGGATCAAGCGAGAAGCCGCAAAACGGGCGGGACTGGACTTGGGCTTTCGATTGCAAAACGAATCGTGGACCAGCACAAAGGGACGATTGAAGTAAACTCTCGTTTGAATGAAGGGACAAGAATCTGTGTGCAACTACCTAAACATCAGGGCTAA
- a CDS encoding response regulator transcription factor, whose protein sequence is MLELGHEGYEVHHVADGREGWKVAKSEKWDLILLDIMLPQLNGLEILRRIRQVDSTVPIILLTARDSIPDKVSGLDYGANDYVTKPFSIEELLARIRGLLRQTKIVELKTSPTLHISNLTLDSQTRIVTRDQQSIELTTKEYELLYFLLQNKGTVMSREQILSDVWGYEFIGDTNTVDVYIRYLRQKIDRDFEPKLIHTVRGVGYVLQDSNQ, encoded by the coding sequence ATGCTTGAACTCGGTCATGAAGGATATGAAGTCCACCATGTCGCAGATGGGCGGGAAGGTTGGAAAGTCGCCAAGTCAGAAAAGTGGGATTTAATTTTGCTAGATATTATGCTGCCGCAATTAAATGGGTTAGAAATATTACGCAGAATCAGACAAGTAGACTCGACGGTTCCGATTATATTGCTTACGGCGCGGGATTCGATCCCGGACAAAGTAAGCGGACTCGATTATGGCGCCAATGATTATGTAACTAAACCCTTTTCTATCGAGGAATTATTGGCGAGAATCAGGGGGCTCTTGCGCCAAACCAAAATAGTGGAATTAAAGACGTCTCCGACGCTGCATATTTCCAATCTAACACTGGATAGCCAAACAAGAATCGTGACGCGTGATCAACAATCGATCGAACTTACGACGAAAGAATACGAACTCCTTTATTTTCTGCTTCAAAACAAAGGAACGGTCATGTCCAGGGAGCAGATTTTATCTGACGTGTGGGGATATGAATTTATCGGAGACACCAACACAGTAGATGTGTACATTCGCTATTTGCGCCAGAAAATAGATCGCGATTTTGAACCTAAATTAATTCATACGGTTCGCGGCGTAGGCTATGTTTTACAGGATTCAAATCAATGA